In Pseudosulfitobacter pseudonitzschiae, the sequence TGGCTGACGAGATGCCCAAGGGGCCGCGGCGGTGGACCTATTCGCCCTTGGTCGGGTTTTTGTCGGTGCTGATGGGGATTGGCGGAGGCAGCTTTGGGGTGCCGCTTATGAGCTTGCACAACGTGCCCATTCACCGCGCCGTGGCGACCGCTGCGGGCTTTGGTCTGTTGATTGCGGTGCCGTCGGTGGTCGGGTTTCTGACGGTGGACATGACCATGCCGGTGCCCCCGCTGACCATTGGTTCGGTGAACTTTGTGGCTTTTGGCATCATCATCGCGATGACGCTGGTTACGGCCCCTTGGGGGGTAAAGCTGGCCCATGCGATGGACCCCAAACCGCTCAAGCGGGTGTTTGCGGTGTTTCTGGTGCTGGTGGCGCTGAACATGCTGCGGCGCGCGATGGGATATTGACGGGGCGAGCTTTAGGCCAATCGCACGTCGGTGTGCACAATCCGCGGCGCATATCTTGATAAAGCGGTGCCTGTATTAACAGCTTGATCGGGTTCAGCGCCGTTTTATATGGCGGTGAGAGCGTTGCGAAATATCGTATCCATGGCATGGCGCGACCTTTGGAACCGGTGCCAGTTGTTTTGCGATAAAGTATAATCTGGATGTGATATAATGATCCGAAATGCATGATTTAAAAGATGACATAGACGAAATCGGGCGCAATACGCTTGTTCCGTCCTTTCTGGAAACGGTTTCACTGGCAACCGGTATGGGGTTTGCGGCAGTTGCGCGCGTGACTGAAACGCGGTGGGTAACCTGTTACGCAGTGGACAAGATCTCATTCGGCCTGACACCGGGCGACGAACTGGATGTCGAAACCATTCTTTGCCATAAAGTCCGGCAATCTGACATGGAAATCGTCATTGACGACGTTTCAAGTGACCCGGCCTTTTGCAAACATCACCCCCCCGCGCAATACAACATCCAAAGCTATGTTTCGATTCCGATCCGCAGGAACGACGGCACGTTTTTCGGCACGCTTTGTGCGATTGATACCGAACCGCGCAATGTAAAAGACGAGAACTTACTTGCCATGTTCCGGCTGTTTGCAAAGATGATCGGTGAAAGTCTGGAAACCAACGACACACCGCAAGAATGCGAAAACGCTGTCCGCGATGAACGGCAACTGACCAATTTGCAGCAAGAGTTTATTTCCATTCTGGCACATGATTTGCGCAATCCCGTCAGCGCCCTCGGGGCTGGTTTACGCATGTTCGAGCGTGCCGTGCAGGATGAACGTACCTTGCAGATTGTGTCGTTGATGACTGCTTCACTGGGGCGGATGACCAACCTGATTGAAAACCTTCTGGATCAGGCGCGGCAACGGCAAACAGGTGGAATTATCATCAACCGCGACGCGTTAGAGCCATTGGAGCCGGTGATCGAACAGATCGTCCTGGAAATGAAAGCAATATCGCCGGATCATGTGATCGAATGCGACATTGATCTGCCGCAGAACGTAGACTGCGACCGGGACCGTATTGCGCAGATGCTGTCCAATCTGCTTGGAAATGCGATCACCCACGGCGCGCAGGGCCGGCCGATCCGTATTGTGGCCAAAACCGATGACGGGTTTTTCCAGTTGTCCGTCACGAATGAAGGCGCGATGATCCCGCCAGAGCAGATTGCAGATTTGTTCCTGCCTTTTCATCAACGTGCGACCAACGCCGCTCACAATGGTCTGGGCCTTGGTCTGTATATCGCCTCGGAAATTGCGAAAGCACATGGCGGCACACTGGATGTTACATCAGACGTCGATCGGACAGAATTCTCTTTCCGGATGCCGCTTGCCTAGCGCTTTAACCGTGCCGCCCGCCCGCCGCGTCGCCCTTTGGGGGCAACCTCGCGGTCGGGCAGTTCTGCCATAATCGCCGCGCGTTCCTCTGCGGTCATCCGTGACCAGCGACCGATCTCGTCGATGGACCGCGCGCAGCCCGTACACAGCCGGGTTTCGGGATGCACCACGCAGATGCGCACGCAGGGGCTTTCAATCTCGTTTCGGGTCCAGACGGGGTCGGTCATCGGGTTTCCTCAACCTTGGGCGCGCAGAACCCGCAAGCGGTCCAGCAACCCTTGCAGGATATAGGCAGCCGCCACATGGTCGATCACCTCCGAGCGACGCTTGCGTGTCGTATCCGCCTCAAGCAATGCGCGTTCGGCGGCCACGGTGGACAGGCGTTCATCCCAAAAGGTCACGGGGCCATCCCACAGCTTTTCGAAATTGCGGGCAAAGGCGCGGGTCGACTGGCACCGTGGCCCTTCGGACCCGTCCATATTGCGCGGCAGGCCCAGCACGATGCCACCCACGGTGCGGTGGGTGATGATCTCTTGCAAGCGGGCTGCGTCAACGCCGAATTTCTTACGCCGGACGGTTTCCAGCGGCGTGGCGACCGACAGGAACATGTCAGAGACCGCAACGCCGATGGTCTTGTCCCCCAGATCCAGCCCGATCAGTGACCGCATCGGCGGCAGGGCAGCCATAAATTCGGCGGTGTCATCGAAAATCATTCCAGTTCCGCCTGTTCTGCGGCGCTGGTCAGGATGTCCAGCGCGGTCTGGTCATCGTCAAAGGTTGCGCGGGCATTGTCCAGCACCGCGCGGGCATCGTCCAATCGGCCCAGAACTGACAGCGCCGTGATCAGTCTGGCCCATTCGGAGGCAGGGCCGCCTTCGGTCGCCAGACGATCCGAAAGCGAAGCCACCATGCCTTCGATCATCTGCATCCGCTCTTGCGGCGTCATACTTGCGGCGTTGTTCATATCCTGCTGGCTGGGGCCACGCAAAGTATCGCTTTCCGGCAGGGTATAGCCTTGCACGCCCGCAAGATCGGCCAGTTCGGGCATCCGGTCGCGGATCGGCGCCATCCACGGTGCATCGGCGGGGCCTGCGCGCAGTAGCGCGTCCCAGATGCGAAAGCCCAGATCGGGCCGCCCGGTCTGGATCAGCATTTCACCCCAGTAGAACCGCGCACTGCCGTCTGTATCGTCGATGTTCAGTGCACGGCGCAACGCGTCCTCGGCCTCGGGCGAGACATAACCGCCCGCCGCAAAGATCAGCAATTCGGCTTGGGTGATCAGATCGGCTGTGGTGACTGCGTCACCTTTCAGTCGCAGCACGACGGCTTGCGCCTTGGCAGCTTGCGAGAAATTGCCCAAACGCGCCTCGGTCTGCGCCAGCAGGATGTGACCTTGCAGATCGTCAGCGCGCTGCGCCACGGTGGCCCGCAACTGTTCAATCAGGGCGGCGTAATCGGCGTTGTCCTCTTGTGCCAGCGGTTGCTGCGGCTGACCCGCTTCGGCCTGCGTCTGCGTGGGGCGTTCGGCGCGACGTTCGGCGGCCAGTTCGATCCGTGTTTTCAGGCCCCGATCAGCATAGCCCAAAGCACCCAGTTGCCAA encodes:
- a CDS encoding DUF1289 domain-containing protein, translating into MTDPVWTRNEIESPCVRICVVHPETRLCTGCARSIDEIGRWSRMTAEERAAIMAELPDREVAPKGRRGGRAARLKR
- the ccmI gene encoding c-type cytochrome biogenesis protein CcmI, giving the protein MDIWGFGIIAVGLALVVSALLAAALRAGRAQAQPTASYDVQVYRDQLAEVDRDLARGTIAAEDAARVRTEVSRRILAADKDARLADNKGGRGSVALAVVLGMLLLAGSGVLYWQLGALGYADRGLKTRIELAAERRAERPTQTQAEAGQPQQPLAQEDNADYAALIEQLRATVAQRADDLQGHILLAQTEARLGNFSQAAKAQAVVLRLKGDAVTTADLITQAELLIFAAGGYVSPEAEDALRRALNIDDTDGSARFYWGEMLIQTGRPDLGFRIWDALLRAGPADAPWMAPIRDRMPELADLAGVQGYTLPESDTLRGPSQQDMNNAASMTPQERMQMIEGMVASLSDRLATEGGPASEWARLITALSVLGRLDDARAVLDNARATFDDDQTALDILTSAAEQAELE
- a CDS encoding sulfite exporter TauE/SafE family protein, with product MPDTMLLLQMLIMLMIIGAFAGVLAGLLGVGGGIVLVPAFFYAFQTLGYDGPQLMQMCLATSLATIIVTSLRSVHSHNKKGAVDWTILRGWAPGIVIGAVLGMLVVAQLRSSTLQAIFGALALVVGLYMGFGRAHWRLADEMPKGPRRWTYSPLVGFLSVLMGIGGGSFGVPLMSLHNVPIHRAVATAAGFGLLIAVPSVVGFLTVDMTMPVPPLTIGSVNFVAFGIIIAMTLVTAPWGVKLAHAMDPKPLKRVFAVFLVLVALNMLRRAMGY
- the ruvX gene encoding Holliday junction resolvase RuvX, yielding MIFDDTAEFMAALPPMRSLIGLDLGDKTIGVAVSDMFLSVATPLETVRRKKFGVDAARLQEIITHRTVGGIVLGLPRNMDGSEGPRCQSTRAFARNFEKLWDGPVTFWDERLSTVAAERALLEADTTRKRRSEVIDHVAAAYILQGLLDRLRVLRAQG
- a CDS encoding GAF domain-containing sensor histidine kinase, whose protein sequence is MHDLKDDIDEIGRNTLVPSFLETVSLATGMGFAAVARVTETRWVTCYAVDKISFGLTPGDELDVETILCHKVRQSDMEIVIDDVSSDPAFCKHHPPAQYNIQSYVSIPIRRNDGTFFGTLCAIDTEPRNVKDENLLAMFRLFAKMIGESLETNDTPQECENAVRDERQLTNLQQEFISILAHDLRNPVSALGAGLRMFERAVQDERTLQIVSLMTASLGRMTNLIENLLDQARQRQTGGIIINRDALEPLEPVIEQIVLEMKAISPDHVIECDIDLPQNVDCDRDRIAQMLSNLLGNAITHGAQGRPIRIVAKTDDGFFQLSVTNEGAMIPPEQIADLFLPFHQRATNAAHNGLGLGLYIASEIAKAHGGTLDVTSDVDRTEFSFRMPLA